Within the Devosia lucknowensis genome, the region ACCTCGTCGCCCCCAACGGCGTCGCCCCGACATCTGCCGGGGACTTACGGCTGACCCTGATCCAGGCAGCGCAGGGAGCGGACGAACTGGACGGCAAGGCCGTCGCTGCCGCCCTGGCCGCATCGCTGCGGCGCTTCTCGCCGGGAAAGGGCGACCTGCTCGTCCTTTCTGGCGGCGCCACGGCGCAGGTCATTCTCGAGGCGATCGGGATCGATATGCTCATTCTCTTGGGAGAAGTGCAGCCCGGCCTGCCCATCGCGCAAGCGGGCGGCTTGACTGTGGTCACGAAATCGGGCGGTTTTGGCGCACCGGACTGCCTCAGCCGTCTACTTGCCCCCTATGCCAGCGCCAGGAGCCCAGTGCAGTCTCATGTCGGATAGTTTGGTCGGCCGCCGCAGCCTTGCCGATACGGTGTTCGAGCGCATCCAGCGCTCCATCAAGTCGGGCGCCTATGCCGTCGACGAACGCTTGCCCACCGAGCATGCCCTGGCCAGCGAATTCCAGGTGTCGCGCCCCGTCATCCGCGACGCCCTGCAGCGCCTCAGGGACCAGGGCCTGATCTATTCGCGGCGCGGCGCGGGTAGTTTCGTGCGCGAACAGGGCGTGCGCGAGCCGCTCGGCTTCGGGCAGATGGAGAACCTTTCCGATCTCCAGCATTGTTACGATTTCCGCCTGACCATCGAGCCGGAAGCGGCCGCCGTGGCAGCCAGACGGCATACCCCCGAGTCCCTGCAGAAAATCCGGACAGCGCTGAACCTCCTGCGCGACGCCACCAACCGCCAGGCCCACCGCGCCGACGCCGATTTCATGTTTCACCTCAGCATCGCGCAGGCCGCAGGAAACCCCTATTTCGTCACGGCGATGCAGGCGCTAGAGGAGCACATCGCGGTGGGCATGCGCCTGCACGGCCTGTCGCTCAAGAGCACGACCGATGGCCTGGCGCGCGTGCTGGTCGAGCATGCCGACATACTCGCGGCGATCGCGGCCTCTGACGCCGAGCTGGCGCATAACCTGATGCGCGACCACCTGCAGGGGTCGCGGGACCGCCTGTTCCTGCCCCAGCGCTGAGCGTCAGGGAAAGGTCGCGTAGAGCGGCTCGTCCGGGATGAAGGCGGGCCAGTCGCAGGTGCCGTTTCGCGCAAACCCCAACAGCGTCCGCGTCATCCGTCTGGCGAGCACTGCCGCCGCACTGTCGCCGTCTGCGAGCGGCGTATTGGCGAGACTGCCAAAGACAAACGGTTCGTCGAACCCGTGCGCGGCGCCGAGCTTGCCGCCCTCGAAGGCCGGCACCCACTCGAACTGATAGCCAATACCTGTGCCGCCGGAAGCGGCATGAGCCGCGAGGGTCTTCAGTGCCGGATCGCGATAAATGGCGCGCGAGAGGAAGATTTCTTCGTATTGGGTGAAGCCGAGGCCGGGTTGCTCGGCTTCCAATGCCGCCAGCGCCGCCTCGGCGTCGTCAGGCCGGAACCGGCCGATGGATGCCAGCAAGGCCTCCCGGCTCGTGACGTCGGGCATCATGCCGAAGGCATACCACATGCGCGCTTCGTCCCGGGTCCAGCCGGTGACGATCCGATGCGCGGCGAACCGGCCGGAGGCAAGTCCGTCCAGCGGGTGTCGCTGCAGGCTCGCCCCGTCGAGAACGATCCCGAAGGTGCGGCCACCGGGCGCGTTACGCTCGCCGAGATGGGTGGCGAGGACCTTGTCCTGAACCTCGAGAATGGTTTCAACAGGCAGCGCCTCGAGCGCTGCGACATCGCCTCTGGCCACGCCCGCCCTGTCGAGGAAATCGTCGGCCAGCGCTGCCGCGGTTTCGGGAGCAATGATGCGGCTGGCAGGGCCGCTCATGAGCCAGACGCGGCGGTAAAGATGGTCGATGCCATCCACCCCGAACAATGCTGAAATGGTGAAAGAGCCCGAGGACATGCCGGCCAGCGTCACGTTATCGGGGTCGCCGCCGAAGGCCGAGATATTGTCATGGACCCAGTGCAGGGCCGCGACGAAGTCGAGCATGCCGCGATTGGCAGCGGCGTAGTCCGACCCGAAGGCATCGCCCAGCGCCAGGAAACCCAGGGCGCCGACGCGCATATTGGGCCGGACCAGGACGACGTCGCCATCCTGCGCGAAGGCCTCGTCGCGGTGGAACGTACCGTGGGCGGAACCCGTCTGGAAGCCGCCACCGAAGGCATGGACGATGACCGGTCGGCGCCGGTCGTCGGCTTTGGGCGTATAGATATTGAGGTTGAGGCAATCCTCGCCGGTTTCGAACCCATCGCCTCTCGGCGCCCAGGCCGGCATGGTGCGCTTGACCTGCGGCGGCGCGAAACCGAAGTGCGTGGCATCAACCAGCCCACTGTGCTCCACCGGCACGGGTGGCCTGAACCGTAGCGGACCGATGGGCGGTTCGGCGTAGCGAATGCCGGTGAAGCGCTCGCCCAGCGCCGTGCGCAGGCCACGATACTGCGCCTCGCGGCTGCGGACGTCGATGGTCTCGCTCATGCCGCCATGGCCTTGTCGAGCAGGTGGCACGCCGCTTTCTGACCGCCACCGACATCGCGCATTGCCGGCTTTTCAGTGGCGCAACGATCGAAGGCATGCGGACAGCGCGTGCGGAATGCACAGCCGGAGGGAACGGCATGGGCGCTGGGAATTTCACCCTTGAGCCGTGCCCTCTGGCCACTCCCCTTGCCCGGTGCAGAGGCAAGGAGAGCTTGTGTGTAGGGGTGGGCGGGCGCGCCAT harbors:
- a CDS encoding FadR/GntR family transcriptional regulator — protein: MSDSLVGRRSLADTVFERIQRSIKSGAYAVDERLPTEHALASEFQVSRPVIRDALQRLRDQGLIYSRRGAGSFVREQGVREPLGFGQMENLSDLQHCYDFRLTIEPEAAAVAARRHTPESLQKIRTALNLLRDATNRQAHRADADFMFHLSIAQAAGNPYFVTAMQALEEHIAVGMRLHGLSLKSTTDGLARVLVEHADILAAIAASDAELAHNLMRDHLQGSRDRLFLPQR
- a CDS encoding carboxylesterase/lipase family protein — translated: MSETIDVRSREAQYRGLRTALGERFTGIRYAEPPIGPLRFRPPVPVEHSGLVDATHFGFAPPQVKRTMPAWAPRGDGFETGEDCLNLNIYTPKADDRRRPVIVHAFGGGFQTGSAHGTFHRDEAFAQDGDVVLVRPNMRVGALGFLALGDAFGSDYAAANRGMLDFVAALHWVHDNISAFGGDPDNVTLAGMSSGSFTISALFGVDGIDHLYRRVWLMSGPASRIIAPETAAALADDFLDRAGVARGDVAALEALPVETILEVQDKVLATHLGERNAPGGRTFGIVLDGASLQRHPLDGLASGRFAAHRIVTGWTRDEARMWYAFGMMPDVTSREALLASIGRFRPDDAEAALAALEAEQPGLGFTQYEEIFLSRAIYRDPALKTLAAHAASGGTGIGYQFEWVPAFEGGKLGAAHGFDEPFVFGSLANTPLADGDSAAAVLARRMTRTLLGFARNGTCDWPAFIPDEPLYATFP